In Verrucomicrobiales bacterium, a single genomic region encodes these proteins:
- a CDS encoding pre-peptidase C-terminal domain-containing protein yields MSTQHREHPTHWTTPFPRIPAGHRWILALCAALSIWACTTTSQAQQLTNGGNHDGTILLHETNTWTFTATTGDTLVLRAGRVSGDPNFNPWLRIYDPSGNLVESNPSGTANTVTELELSAPATGTYSLQISDGTFGQNNDRGSYRLYFLRLPGAPVIADEGGPMTNGGNHDGVIEVGDLDLWTFSGERGDKIVLRSGRLSGDPNFNPWLRLYDQSGVVVAATASATAVSAVEISLTLTNTGTFTLLIADSTSGRADDQGEYRLQFARLPGSLTVADDGGILTSGDNRGGRITLGDLDPWTFTAEAGDRVILRSARPGDEANFNPWMRLYNAAGDLVADTGSGSLDSTREIAQVVTNSGVFTVLLSDGSSGGYDQVGDYRIYFVKIPGRVVDGEDSGMLTNGVAVSAVMERGDLDTWQFLACREAALTLRLERLSTVNNFNPQLDLYGPGGVAVASRVGAAAIELSLFATNGGIYTVVVRDTVSGGYDGTGTYRIVATGILSDELQLCQPLVQGSNVNVAAIGGQPNAEAVLFTSPSLEQDRNLWTPLHTNRFDATGVLSVTNLPYLADPQRYYYLLQR; encoded by the coding sequence ATGAGTACCCAACATCGTGAGCACCCCACACATTGGACAACGCCCTTTCCACGAATACCGGCCGGTCACCGATGGATCCTGGCATTGTGCGCGGCCCTAAGCATCTGGGCTTGTACCACCACCTCCCAAGCCCAGCAACTCACCAACGGCGGAAACCACGACGGCACCATCCTGCTTCACGAAACCAATACCTGGACGTTTACCGCAACCACGGGCGACACCCTGGTGCTCCGCGCCGGCAGGGTCAGCGGCGACCCGAATTTCAATCCGTGGCTGCGTATTTATGATCCCAGCGGCAATCTGGTGGAAAGCAACCCCAGCGGAACGGCCAACACGGTGACCGAGTTGGAGCTGAGCGCGCCAGCCACCGGTACGTATAGCCTCCAAATCAGTGACGGAACATTCGGTCAGAACAATGACCGTGGCAGTTACCGCCTCTACTTCCTCAGACTCCCCGGCGCACCCGTGATCGCGGACGAAGGAGGCCCGATGACCAATGGCGGCAATCATGATGGAGTGATTGAGGTCGGCGATCTGGATCTCTGGACCTTTTCCGGCGAAAGGGGTGATAAGATCGTGCTGCGTTCCGGCCGATTGTCCGGAGATCCGAACTTCAATCCATGGTTGCGCCTGTATGATCAATCCGGTGTTGTGGTGGCGGCCACGGCGAGTGCGACGGCAGTGTCTGCGGTGGAGATATCCCTGACGTTGACCAACACCGGCACCTTCACCCTTCTCATCGCCGATAGCACCTCGGGCAGGGCCGACGACCAAGGTGAGTATCGACTGCAGTTCGCCCGTCTTCCCGGTTCCCTAACGGTGGCGGACGACGGCGGAATCCTGACGAGCGGCGACAACCGAGGAGGCCGGATCACTCTCGGCGATTTGGATCCTTGGACCTTTACAGCGGAGGCTGGAGACAGAGTGATCCTGCGTTCAGCCCGTCCCGGGGATGAGGCCAACTTCAACCCATGGATGCGACTCTACAATGCCGCAGGAGATCTGGTTGCCGATACGGGCAGTGGCAGCCTGGATTCAACCCGGGAAATTGCCCAGGTCGTGACCAACAGCGGCGTCTTCACGGTGCTTCTTTCCGACGGCAGTTCCGGAGGGTATGACCAGGTGGGCGATTATCGCATTTACTTCGTCAAGATCCCCGGCAGGGTGGTCGATGGCGAGGACAGCGGCATGCTCACCAACGGCGTCGCGGTGTCAGCGGTGATGGAGAGGGGAGATCTTGATACGTGGCAATTCCTCGCCTGTCGGGAAGCAGCGTTGACGCTCCGCTTGGAACGATTGAGTACGGTCAACAACTTTAACCCGCAACTGGACCTGTATGGGCCGGGCGGAGTCGCAGTGGCGTCGCGGGTGGGGGCTGCTGCCATCGAGCTGAGTCTCTTCGCGACGAACGGCGGCATCTATACTGTGGTGGTACGGGACACCGTGAGCGGAGGCTACGATGGAACAGGCACCTACCGCATCGTTGCCACCGGGATTCTCAGCGACGAACTCCAACTGTGCCAACCGCTGGTCCAGGGATCCAATGTGAACGTCGCGGCCATCGGCGGTCAACCGAACGCGGAAGCGGTGCTTTTCACCTCGCCAAGTCTGGAGCAGGACAGAAACCTCTGGACTCCCTTGCACACCAATCGATTCGATGCCACGGGCGTGCTCAGCGTGACCAACCTGCCCTACCTCGCGGACCCGCAACGGTATTACTATCTGCTCCAGCGGTGA